The following proteins are co-located in the Nocardioides piscis genome:
- the rpsJ gene encoding 30S ribosomal protein S10, whose protein sequence is MAGQKIRIRLKAYDHEVIDTSARKIVDTVTRTGAKVAGPVPLPTEKNVFCVIRSPHKYKDSREHFEMRTHKRLIDIIDPTPKTVDSLMRLDLPAGVDIEIKL, encoded by the coding sequence ATGGCGGGACAGAAGATCCGCATCAGGCTCAAGGCCTATGACCACGAGGTGATCGACACCTCGGCGCGCAAGATCGTGGACACCGTCACCCGTACGGGTGCCAAGGTCGCCGGCCCCGTGCCGCTGCCGACCGAGAAGAACGTGTTCTGCGTGATTCGCTCGCCCCACAAGTACAAGGACTCGCGCGAGCACTTCGAGATGCGCACGCACAAGCGTCTCATCGACATCATCGACCCGACTCCCAAGACGGTCGACTCCCTGATGCGCCTCGACCTGCCTGCCGGTGTCGACATCGAGATCAAGCTCTGA